The Pirellulales bacterium genomic interval AACGAGGGTGGCGACTTGGGCGAGTTCCGACCCGGCCAGATGGTGCCTGAGTTCGACCGCGTGGTGTTCAGTTGCCCGGTGGGCGAAGTGCAGGGGCCGGTGAAAACGCAGTTCGGCTGGCACCTGGTGGAAGTGACCAGCCGCGTCGATTGAGGAAACCCCGTTCGCCCGGAA includes:
- a CDS encoding peptidylprolyl isomerase, yielding MAKKAKARHILVKSKEACDDLKTQIEEGADFADLARQHSQCPSKNEGGDLGEFRPGQMVPEFDRVVFSCPVGEVQGPVKTQFGWHLVEVTSRVD